From the Eubacterium sp. 1001713B170207_170306_E7 genome, the window TTTTTTACGATTGTGTTTATTATAGCATAGGCAGGGCGGTTTTCCTATAAAGGAAATAAAAATCTGTTTACGTTCTCATCGAAAAGTATTGTATACAGAGAGGAGGGGAGTGGTATAATGGTCTAAAGTAATTTGTAAATTCAGAATCGAAAAGAGAGAGTAAAATGCAGTATTTTAGCCGTTTTAATGCTTTTATCGAAAAGTGGATGCCGTTGGTTACACCGTCCTGTCTGGTCATCGGGGTGGTCTTTGCGGCGTGGCTGGGGCGGTTCGCGCCGCTGGTGCCCTGGCTTTTTGCCTTTATGACCTTTGCGGGAAGCCTGGGCTCCGGGTTTCGGGATATGAAAAAGATTGCCATGCACCCGGTTCCGCTTATTGTGGTTTTGCTGATCCTGCACATTGTGGTGCCGGTCACAGCCTTTCTGGTCGGCAGCCTGGTCTTTGACGACCCGCTGCTGGTCACTGGAATTGTGCTGGAGTTCATTGTGCCTACGGGCATTGTGAGTCTGGTCTGGGTCAATATTTACCACGGAAATTCGGCTTTAACCCTGTCTATTATCCTCATCGACACCCTTGTCGCGCCTTTTCTGGTGCCCTTCAGTCTGCACGTGCTCATGGGCTCCGCGGTTGAGATCTCTGTCGCTGGCATGATGAAGGACCTGGTGCTGATGATTGCCGTTCCGGCGCTGCTGGCAATGGCGCTCAACCACGCCACCCAGGGGCGTGTCAAGGAGACGCTGTCGCCAAAGCTTGCGCCCTTCAGCAAAATAGGGCTTATTCTGGTGGTTATCATTAATTCCACCAAGGTCGCGCCTTTTTTCAGCCAGATGACGCCTGTTCTGCTGCTGGTCACCCTTGTCATTTTCCTGCTGGCAGTCAGCGGCTTTATCTGGGGCTTCCTGGCCGCAAGAATCTTTAAGCAGGACAACGCCGGACGGGTCTCCATGACTTTTAACAGCGGGATGCGCAACATCAGCG encodes:
- a CDS encoding bile acid:sodium symporter family protein — encoded protein: MQYFSRFNAFIEKWMPLVTPSCLVIGVVFAAWLGRFAPLVPWLFAFMTFAGSLGSGFRDMKKIAMHPVPLIVVLLILHIVVPVTAFLVGSLVFDDPLLVTGIVLEFIVPTGIVSLVWVNIYHGNSALTLSIILIDTLVAPFLVPFSLHVLMGSAVEISVAGMMKDLVLMIAVPALLAMALNHATQGRVKETLSPKLAPFSKIGLILVVIINSTKVAPFFSQMTPVLLLVTLVIFLLAVSGFIWGFLAARIFKQDNAGRVSMTFNSGMRNISAGAVIAGQYFPPEVMFPVMIGTLFQQILAAMAGFCLDRLASRESVAEEVS